A stretch of Capsicum annuum cultivar UCD-10X-F1 unplaced genomic scaffold, UCD10Xv1.1 ctg4692, whole genome shotgun sequence DNA encodes these proteins:
- the LOC107848987 gene encoding LOW QUALITY PROTEIN: serine/threonine-protein kinase RIPK (The sequence of the model RefSeq protein was modified relative to this genomic sequence to represent the inferred CDS: inserted 3 bases in 2 codons; substituted 1 base at 1 genomic stop codon): ITDLSSNAIIGSNLHVFTYAQLKVITSNFSSYNFLGEGGFELVHKGFIDDKIKPGLGSXPVAVKLLNLGGDQGNMEWLTEVVLLGQLRHPNLVKLIGYCWENEQRLLVYEYMTRGNLENQLFRRCSTSLPWLSRMKIALDAAKGLAFLHEEEKPVIYRAFKASNILLDSDYMTKLSDFGLAKDGSKGSDTHVTSRVMGTPGYAAPEYMLTGYLTTRSDVYSFGVVLLELLTGRKAIDKKRPSREQNLXLQDSHKLDRLIVPRLXKKVAALAYKCLSQQPKSRPTMSNVVRILEPILDLKDIPIGPFVYVVPSFECKRD; encoded by the exons ataacaGATCTTTCATCAAATGCTATAATTGGATCCAACCTTCATGTTTTTACATATGCTCAACTCAAGGTTATTACAAGTAACTTttcatcatataattttcttggagaaggtGGATTTGAACTTGTTCATAAGGGGTTCATTGATGATAAAATTAAGCCTGGTTTAGGATCTTAACCTGTTGCTGTTAAGTTGCTGAATTTGGGAGGTGATCAGGGCAACATGGAATGGCT GACAGAAGTAGTGTTACTTGGGCAATTGAGGCATCCCAATCTAGTAAAGTTGATTGGATATTGCTGGGAAAATGAACAAAGGCTTCTTGTTTATGAGTACATGACAAGGGGAAATCTAGAGAACCAGCTATTTAGAA GATGTTCGACTAGCTTGCCATGGCTGTCCAGAATGAAGATTGCACTTGATGCTGCAAAGGGGTTAGCTTTCCTTCATGAGGAAGAAAAACCAGTAATCTATAGAGCCTTTAAGGCTTCTAATATCCTCTTGGACTCG GATTATATGACTAAGCTTTCGGACTTTGGACTAGCAAAGGATGGTTCGAAAGGTAGTGATACACATGTCACAAGTCGTGTTATGGGCACTCCTGGCTATGCTGCGCCCGAATACATG ttaacggGATATTTGACAACTAGGAGCGATGTATATAGCTTCGGAGTTGTCTTGTTAGAATTACTGACAGGACGAAAAGCGATTGACAAGAAACGTCCTAGTAGGGAGCAAAACT GCCTCCAGGATTCACACAAACTCGACAGATTAATAGTCCCACGCCT AAAAAAGGTGGCCGCATTGGCTTATAAATGCTTGAGCCAACAACCCAAGTCTAGACCTACCATGAGCAATGTGGTCAGGATTTTGGAACCTATTTTGGA